The following is a genomic window from Nitrospira sp..
AGAGGAGTGGCCGAACCGACCCTCACTGGGCGCATCGGACCAGAACCCTCATGGTCCCTCCACGCTCACGCGAATCTCATCCAGGAAGGTAGTCTGAATCGGTCTCCCATTGCGCGCGTCCAACGAGGGTCTTCTGAGACCGCGCGTTGCGCGAGCATAGGAGACCAATCAGGCTACCCTTGCCCTCTCCTCTGGAATTTCTCCCCTCCTCTCTGGAATTTCTCCAGAGGTTCGGTAATCAACGTCGGACATGATTCGCTCCTTCATTCCCTCGCACGCCTTAGTTTCAGCGGCTTGCGTGATTGAGCAAACGGACGTTGTTTGCGGCACAGTCCCTGCTTTCCTTCTTCACAGACTTCAGCGGACTCGTACGCCATGCCCCCTTCCATCCTGCTCATCGACGACAGCCCCGGCGAATGTGAATTGTTTCGTCAGGCGCTGACACACGCAGGCTTCTCCGACCGGCTCGAGATGGCCGAAAGCGGCAGGTCTGCCCTGGCCTATTTGCACGATCATCCGGCAAGCGATGAACCGGGATTGATTCTCCTCGACTTAAAACTGCGCGGTGAACACGGAGCGGATGTGCTGACATGCCTCAAACAGGATGCGCGTTATGCGCACATTCCGATCGTGATTCTCACCAGCTCCGACGACACCGCGGACGTCCGCGCTTGCTACCAGGCAGGAGCGAACGGCTATGTGGTGAAACCGGGGCAATTCCAGGACCTCGTCGCGCTGGCCCTGCATATGTGGAAATTCTGGATCGAACATAACTGCACGTTACGGACGGCGACCCCATGCTGACCCGCGCGGCCCTCAAAAACCCCTACGCCGTCTTCGCGCTCTGCATGATCGCGTTGATCCTGGGCGGCGTGTCGTACCAGAAAATGCGTGTGGACATCTTTCCGGAAATCAAGCTGCCGTCGATTCTCGTCACGACCTTCTACCGCGGCTTGAGCCCGAGCGAAATGGAGGGCGCGATTACGTTTCGATTGGAGCAACGTTTCGTCGAAGCGAGTTATGTCGAACATATCGAATCCCAATCGCTCGCCGGCATGAGTTACATCAAGGTGTTTTTTCAGCCGGAGTACGGCATCGATGCGGCCCAATCGGAGTTGACCAGTCTGGCCTACAGCGTCATCCGCACGCTTCCTCCCGGTGTCTATCCCCCCTCTGTCTTCAAATTCGGCGTGTCCAGTCTGCCGATCGGGTTGCTCTCCGTTGCCAGCGATTCCCTGGGTGCCAAGGAGATTCGCGATCTGGCTTACTTTACCGTGCGCGGGCAAATCGCCAGTATCCCGGGGATTTCCTTCGGCCCTCCGCTCGGCGGGAAAGTACGGCAGGTGACGGTCTTTCTCGATCAACAGCGGTTGCTCGCCCGCGGCATCTCGCCTTCCGACGTGGTCAACGCACTCAATGCCCAGAGCGCCATCATCCCGGCAGGGAACGTCAAACTCGGCGATCTGGACTATTTCGTCTACTCCAATAGCCTCATCGACGTCGTGGACAAGATCAACGACATCCCGATCAAGGTCGTGAACGGCACCCCTGTACTGGTGCGCGACATCGGCACGGCTGCGGACAGTGCCGCGGTCCAGACCTCGATCGTGCGTGTGAACGGCCGCGAAGCGACCTACATTCCGATCACCAGGCAAGAAGGCGCCAACACGCTGGAAGTCACCGACGGGATTCGCGCCAAACTCTCCACACTCACGGAAATTCCATCCGGCACCACCGTCAAGTTTCTGTACGACCAGTCGCTCTATATCCGCCAGGCCATCGCCAATTTGCAGAAAGAAGGGCTCCTTGGGGCAGGACTGGCCGGCCTGATGATCTTTCTCTTCCTCGCCAGCGTGAAGGCGGCGCTGGTGGTCGGATTGGCTATTCCCCTGTCGCTCACGACCGCGTTGGTGGCGCTGTATCTCACCGACCAAAGCGTGAACATCATGACGTTGGGAGGGTTGGCGTTGGTGATCGGGACCTTGCTGGACAACAACATCGTGGTGCAGGAAAACCTGCACCGGCATTTGGAGATGGGAAAGGACGGGCGCTCGGCGGCTGAAGACAGTGCGACGGAACTGACCCTCCCGATCCTGGTCGCGACGATCTGCATCCTGATCGTGTACCTGCCGATTATGTTCTTCACCGGCATCATCAAATATCTCTTCGTCCCGCTGGCCATGACGGTCGCCTTCGCCATGCTGGCCGACTATGTCGTTTCGATGTCGGTCACTCCGGTCGTGTTGAGTTGGCTCTATCAAACCGGCCACGGCAAGTCCCCGGAGCATGACGCCTCGACCGATCAAGGCTGGTTTCGGTATGTCCTTGCGATCTACGAGCCATTGTTGAAGGCCGGCGTACATTTCAAACCGCTCGTCATCGGGATCGCCGTCCTGGCCCTGCTCGGCACCGGAGCCTTCGTGATTCCCCGACTCCATAGCGAATTCTTTCCGAAAGTCGATGCGGGGAATTTCACCATGCACGTCGTGGCGCCGGAAGGATCGCGCATCGAAAAGACCACCGCCATCGTGGGTCAAATCGAACAACTGATCCATGACACGATCCCCAAAGACGACCTGGAGGAAGTGATCTCCAATACCGGCCTGTATTATGGCGATGCCGCGCGGTTTGCTCCGAATACCGGAAACCACACCGCATTCGTGCTGGTCAATCTCGTCACCGGCCACCGAGGCCGCACGGACGACTACATCGCGCTGTTGCGCAGCAAGCTTAAGGCCTCCCTACCCGGCGTGGAGGTGGCGTTTCAAACCGGCGGCATCATCAGCGATGTCTTGAACTTCGGCCTCAAGGCCCCGATCGACATTCAAGTGAAGGGACCCAACCTCGACATCATCAGGCCGGTGGCGGAACGGATTCAGCAACAGATCGCCCAGGTCCCCGACACGGTCGATGTGCGGATCAAGCAGGGTAAGAGTTATCCGGAACTGCACATCGATGTGGACCGGACGAAGGCCGCCTACTACGGTATCAACCAGAATCGCGTGGTCGTCGATGTCATCACCGGCATCAGCTCAAACCTGGCGCTCTCCCCAAACTATTGGCTGGACCCGAAAACCGCCAACGGCTATTTCCTCCTGGCGCAATACCCAGAGCAATCGCTCACCAGTACCGAAGACCTGCTGAATATCCCGATCATCGGCGCCCGTACCCCGCTGCTGCCGACCGCCAGCCTCACAGGCGGCGGCATGCTCGGTTCGACCATGGCCCTGCAGAACACGCCCTTCGCCGGACGGCAGATGGAGATGACCAGTGGATTCTACAGCTCGAGCGATGATCGCCGCGGGCCGCCCGTCATGCTGCGCGATGTGGCGTCTCTCAACTTCAAAACCGGTCCCGATTCAGTGGACCATTATGATCTCTCGCGCTTGATCAATGTGCTGGTCACACCGGTAGGAAACGACCTCGGCCGGGTCGCCCGGGATATCGAGAAAGTCCTGGCCGGCATTACCTTGCCGAAGGACGTGACCGTCCAACTGCGCGGCGAAGTGGCCAACATGCGGAGCGCGATCCAGAACTTCGCCTTGGCCCTGCCCCTCGCCGTGGTGCTGATCTATCTGGTGATGGTAGCCCTGTTCCGCTCGTTCATCGACCCGCTCATCATCCTGGTGGCGGTCCCGCTGGGCTGGATCGGTACGGTGCTGATCCTGCACCTCACCGATACGTCGGTCAATGTCGAGTCGATGATCGGCACCTTGATGATGATGGGTATCGTGGTCTCGAACAGCATTCTGCTCGTGGATTTTGCCAATCGGATGGTCCGCCACGGCGCGACCGCCGAACATGCCGTGTTGGAGGCGGGCCGGCGGCGCATCCGGCCCATCCTCATGACGGCGCTCGCGACCATCCTGGGCCTCTTACCGCTCGCCCTCGGTTTCGGTGAAGGCAACGAAACCATGGTTCCCTTGGCCCGCGCGGTGGTCGGCGGGTTGGCGGTCAGCACGATCATGACGTTGATGGTCGTCCCGGTCATGCACTCGATCGTCCTCCATCGCCGGGAACGGGCTCCGCTCTCCTCGACCCCCGGTGCGACCTCGGAGGAAATTTGATGGACGAACGGACAACTACGCCTTCGCACTCCAAACCAACCGGCCGCAGATCCTTCTGGATCGGAGCCGTCATTCTGCTTTTCCTGGCAATCGGCGGGTACCTCTACTCGTACGACGGCAACAAGGGCGCGCCAGCCTCTTCAGTCAATCCAGGCGACAACCGGGAGGAACAGGGGACAGGTCAATCTTCGTCGGGAGGCGACTCGTCGCCGGTCGATGTCCAAGTGACCAAACCGACGCGCCGCGACCTCGTCTATACGGTCACGCTTCCCGCCAACATCTCGCCGCTCTATCAAACCACGCTCTATGCCAAGGTCTCCGGCTACCTGAAATGGATCGGACCGGACAAGGGTGATCAGGTGAAGAAACACCAGGTCGTCGCCATCATCGATGCGCCTGAAGTGGAAGAGCAGTATCAGCAGGCCGTCTCGGACTTCAAGATCAAAAAGCTGACCTACGAGCGGCTGGTCAAGGTGTGGAAGGAATCGCCGGACGTGATCGCCAAGCAGGACGTGGACGTGGCGGAGGCGGCTTATCAAGGAGCCAAGCACCTCGTGGAGCAACGCGTCGCCATGCGCGACTATACCAAGGTCCGCGCGCCCTACGACGGGACCATCACCGCGCGCTTCGCCGACCCCGGCGCACTGATCCAGATCGCCACCTCGTCGGCCACCGGCGCAATTCCTCTCTTTACGATCATGGACCTCGACACGGTCCGCGTCTATACGAACGTACCGCAGGGCGACAGCCCATGGATCGTCCCGGGTAAGACCAAGGCGAC
Proteins encoded in this region:
- a CDS encoding Response regulator receiver protein, with protein sequence MPPSILLIDDSPGECELFRQALTHAGFSDRLEMAESGRSALAYLHDHPASDEPGLILLDLKLRGEHGADVLTCLKQDARYAHIPIVILTSSDDTADVRACYQAGANGYVVKPGQFQDLVALALHMWKFWIEHNCTLRTATPC
- a CDS encoding CzcABC family efflux RND transporter, transmembrane protein — encoded protein: MLTRAALKNPYAVFALCMIALILGGVSYQKMRVDIFPEIKLPSILVTTFYRGLSPSEMEGAITFRLEQRFVEASYVEHIESQSLAGMSYIKVFFQPEYGIDAAQSELTSLAYSVIRTLPPGVYPPSVFKFGVSSLPIGLLSVASDSLGAKEIRDLAYFTVRGQIASIPGISFGPPLGGKVRQVTVFLDQQRLLARGISPSDVVNALNAQSAIIPAGNVKLGDLDYFVYSNSLIDVVDKINDIPIKVVNGTPVLVRDIGTAADSAAVQTSIVRVNGREATYIPITRQEGANTLEVTDGIRAKLSTLTEIPSGTTVKFLYDQSLYIRQAIANLQKEGLLGAGLAGLMIFLFLASVKAALVVGLAIPLSLTTALVALYLTDQSVNIMTLGGLALVIGTLLDNNIVVQENLHRHLEMGKDGRSAAEDSATELTLPILVATICILIVYLPIMFFTGIIKYLFVPLAMTVAFAMLADYVVSMSVTPVVLSWLYQTGHGKSPEHDASTDQGWFRYVLAIYEPLLKAGVHFKPLVIGIAVLALLGTGAFVIPRLHSEFFPKVDAGNFTMHVVAPEGSRIEKTTAIVGQIEQLIHDTIPKDDLEEVISNTGLYYGDAARFAPNTGNHTAFVLVNLVTGHRGRTDDYIALLRSKLKASLPGVEVAFQTGGIISDVLNFGLKAPIDIQVKGPNLDIIRPVAERIQQQIAQVPDTVDVRIKQGKSYPELHIDVDRTKAAYYGINQNRVVVDVITGISSNLALSPNYWLDPKTANGYFLLAQYPEQSLTSTEDLLNIPIIGARTPLLPTASLTGGGMLGSTMALQNTPFAGRQMEMTSGFYSSSDDRRGPPVMLRDVASLNFKTGPDSVDHYDLSRLINVLVTPVGNDLGRVARDIEKVLAGITLPKDVTVQLRGEVANMRSAIQNFALALPLAVVLIYLVMVALFRSFIDPLIILVAVPLGWIGTVLILHLTDTSVNVESMIGTLMMMGIVVSNSILLVDFANRMVRHGATAEHAVLEAGRRRIRPILMTALATILGLLPLALGFGEGNETMVPLARAVVGGLAVSTIMTLMVVPVMHSIVLHRRERAPLSSTPGATSEEI
- a CDS encoding RND efflux pump, membrane fusion protein, CzcB subfamily — translated: MDERTTTPSHSKPTGRRSFWIGAVILLFLAIGGYLYSYDGNKGAPASSVNPGDNREEQGTGQSSSGGDSSPVDVQVTKPTRRDLVYTVTLPANISPLYQTTLYAKVSGYLKWIGPDKGDQVKKHQVVAIIDAPEVEEQYQQAVSDFKIKKLTYERLVKVWKESPDVIAKQDVDVAEAAYQGAKHLVEQRVAMRDYTKVRAPYDGTITARFADPGALIQIATSSATGAIPLFTIMDLDTVRVYTNVPQGDSPWIVPGKTKATVMVTELPGRAFTGTVTRSTLALDPATRSLLVEIDLPNGDHALRPGTFAEAALDLREIPQALVVPPQAMNSNHKGKTLFVVEQGRATSIPVQTGISDGRWIEITSGLRGDEEVVVVGKRKLLDGMPVQPSPFNLPEAKPSQQKFDRRAPGGSPPPPTTVTAPNQATQK